The Bartonella sp. HY328 genome contains the following window.
AGCTTCAGTGCGAGCACGGTCAGCTGCGCCTTTTGCGTTAACATCGCGTTCAACAAACTCGATTACAGCTAAAGGTGCATTATCACCAGCACGGAAACCGGCTTTCATAATACGCAAATAGCCGCCATTACGAGTAGCATAACGAGGTGCAAGCGTATCAAACAACTTAGCAACAAGTTTAGCATCGCGAATAGCTGAAATGGCTTGACGACGAGCGTGTAAACCGCCGCGCTTACCTAAAGTTACTAGCTTTTCTACGATTGGACGAATTTCTTTAGCTTTAGGCAGCGTAGTCACGATCTGCTCGTGTTCGATTAACGATGCCGCCATATTGGCGAACATTGCTTTACGATGACTTGCAGTCCGGTTCAGCTTGCGGCCTGAATTACCATGGCGCATGAGCTTTCTCCTTCAATTAATGGCTCAATATTGATCTTCATAGCGCTTTGCAAGATCATCGATATTCTCTGGCGGCCAAGCTGGTATTTCCATACCAAGATGTAGACCCATGCCAGCGAGAACTTCTTTAATCTCGTTAAGCGATTTACGGCCAAAATTCGGGGTCCGCAACATTTCGGATTCCGTCTTTTGGATGAGGTCGCCAATATAAACGATATTATCGTTTTTAAGGCAATTGGCTGAACGAACAGAAAGCTCCAGCTCGTCCACTTTCTTAAGAAGTGCAGGATTGAATGCAAGTTCAGAAACTTGCTCTTGCGGAGCTTCTTTTTGTGGCTCTTCAAAGTTAACAAAAACAGAAAGCTGGTCTTGCAAAATACGAGCTGCAAAAGCAACTGCATCTTCACCACTAACTGCACCATTGGTTTCAATGGTTAAAGTCAACTTATCATAATCAAGAACTTGTCCTTCACGGGTATTTTCTACCTTGTAGGATACTTTGCGAACCGGTGAGAAAAGGCTATCAACTGGAATAAGACCAATTGGTGCATCTTCAGCGCGATTACGATCGGAAGGCACATAGCCTTTACCATTATTAACGGTAAATTCCATGCGGATTTCCGCACCTTCATCAAGTGTACAAATAACAAGATCAGGATTGAGAATTTCACTATCGCCAACAGTTTGAATATCACCAGCGGTGACAACACCTGGTCCTTCTTTACGAACAACCATGCGCTTTGGACCATCTCCATCCATACGGATAGCAATTTCCTTAATATTCAAAATAATATCTGTCACATCTTCGCGAACACCTGGGATTGATGAGAATTCATGAAGAACACCATCGATCTGAACAGCAGTAACTGCTGCACCACGAAGAGATGAAAGAAGAACGCGTCTTAGCGCGTTACCGATAGTCAAACCAAAACCACGTTCAAGAGGCTCAGCTACCAAAGTTGCTTTTGTAAAAGAAGCATCACTTTGAAACTCAACTTTACTCGGCTTGATTAATTCCTGCCAGTTTTTTTGGATCATGATTAAATTCCTGTCCTTAGCTTTTGTCACCATCCATTCGTGACAATGAGCATGAACGCTAAAGGGGCCCCTTTAGCTAATAAAACAGCCAAATTAAACGCGGCGCTTTTTACGTGGACGACAGCCATTATGTGGAATTGGCGTCACATCGCGAATAGAAGTAATCACAAAACCAGCAGCTTGCAACGCACGAAGTGCAGATTCACGGCCAGAACCTGGACCGCAAACTTCAACTTCTAACGAGCGCATGCCATGCTCTTGAGCTTTTTTCGCACAATCTTCTGCGGCAACCTGTGCTGCAAATGGAGTGGATTTACGTGAACCCTTGAACCCCTGCGCACCGGCTGAAGACCATGCAATTGCATTGCCTTGAGCATCGGTAATTGTAATCATTGTGTTGTTGAATGTTGAATTAACATGCGCAACACCTGATGAAATATTTTTACGTTCGCGCCGGCGAACACGTGTGGCTTCCTTTGCCATATTCTACCTTTCAATCGATCTCTACACTGCCGTAACTTCAGCAGCTCCACCCATTCCTATTTTTGACTTATCAACTTAATAAGCCGTAAGAAAGGGACAGCAAATCTTAAAATAGACAACCAGATTTATCTGGTTAACTATGATTATTTCTTTTTACCAGCAATTGCCTTTGCAGGGCCCTTACGAGTACGTGCATTAGTATGTGTGCGTTGACCGCGAACAGGTAATGAACGACGATGACGAAGACCGCGATAGCAACCAAGATCCATCAAACGCTTGATGTTCATGGAAACTTCACGACGAAGATCACCTTCAACCTGATAGTCACGATCGATAGCTTCGCGAATTTGCAAAACTTCAGCATCAGTAAGCTGATTAACACGACGCTCAGCAGGAATACCTACTTTTTCGCAGATCTCTTGAGCAAATTTTGGTCCAATCCCGTGAATATACTGAAGCGCAATTACTACACGCTTATTAGTCGGGATGTTGACGCCAGCAATACGAGCCACGCCTTTTCTCCTTGGTTCTGGTTAACAACTGCAAATACCGCATATATTTACAGTGAAAAATAGCCCTTAACAGAAATCCATCAGGGCTACAACATTTTTTAAAAATGAATTCGCTGTCTTAATCTTATTTTAACGAAAAAGTCAAGCGAATTCATATATAACCGAAATAATACCTATCTTATTGTAATAGGCTTTGAATTTCGGCTGTTACGGCATGAACTTGCGCCATACCATCAACCTCTTTTAACTGGCCGTTTTGTCGATAAAAATCCGACAATGGTGCAGTTTTCTCGCGATACTCGACCAAACGCTTTGCAAATGTCTCCGGATTATCATCCGAACGAACACTTCCGCCAGCTGCTTGCGTTTCCTTGATCCGACTCTCGAGTCGACTGATCAAGGCATCCTCATCAACTTTTAACTCGATTACAGCATCAAGACCGGTATTCCTAGCCTTCAAGATTTCTTCAAGAGCAGTGGCTTGCGCTGTAGTACGAGGATAACCATCAAGAATAAACCCGTTTACGCAATCGGCTTCGCTAATTCTGTCAGCAACGATTTGATTAACTATCTCATCAGAAACGAATTGACCAGCAGCCATAACTTCCTTAGCGCGCTTACCAACTTCGGTTTCCGCAGCAACTGCTGCTCGCAGCATATCGCCAGTTGACAATTGCGGGATATTATATTTCTCAGTCAAAATCTTAGCCTGAGTCCCTTTACCGGCACCGGGTGGTCCTAATAAAATAAGTTTCATCGTGTCTTCTTACCTCCCCTAAGTTTTGACTTCTTAATCAAGCCTTCATATTGATGAGCAACAAGATGGCCTTGAACCTGCGAAATCGTATCAAGCGTTACCGTTACGATAATTAGGAGGGATGTACCACCAAGTTGCATTCCAATTCCTGTTGATGAAATAAAGAACTCAGGCAACATGCAGACACCAACAATATAAACCGCACCAAGAACAGTAATACGCGTCAATACATAATCAATATATTCAGCAGTTCGTTCTCCTGGACGGTAACCAGGGATAAATCCGCCATGCTTCTTTAGCTGATCTGCTGTTTCCTTAGGATTAAATACAATTGCCGTATAGAAAAAACAAAAGAAGACCATCAGAGCTGCATAAAGCGTCATAAATACAGGATGACCATGCTGTAACATCGTCATAATTGGCTGCGCCCAACCTGGAGTTTTTTCAGCAAAGGCGCCTATGGTGGTTGGCAGCAACAAAAGCGATGATGCAAAAATTGGCGGAATAACACCAGCAGTATTAATTTTCAACGGCAGGTTTGAAGTGTCACCTTCAAACATGCGATTACCAACTTGGCGCTTTGGATAACGTACCAAAAGCCGGCGTTGCGCGCGCTCAACAAATACGACAACTGCAATAAGCACGACGACAAGAATTATAACAGCGAAAACGACAAATGTTGAAAGGCTACCTTGGGCCCGTGCCTGCAACATTTGCCAAACGGCTTGCGGCAAGGTCGCAACGATACCAACATAAATGATAAGCGATATACCGTTACCCACACCACGCGAAGTGATCTGCTCACCGAGCCACATCATAAACATAGTACCGCCGACAAGCGTAATAACAGCAGACAAGCGGAAAGCCCAACCTGGATCAGCGACAATACCGTTACCGCTCTCAAGACCAACCGCGATACCATAAGCTTGTACAATAGCTAACAACACAGTACCGTAACGGGTATATTGGCTAATAATTTTGCGACCAGATTCACCTTCCTTCTTCAATGCCTCAAGAGAAGGAATAACGGCTGTCATCAACTGAATAATGATGGAAGCTGAAATATAAGGCATGATGCCCAGCGCAAAAATAGCCATACGGCTAACTGCACCACCCGAAAACATATTGAACAAGCCAGCAATACCTGTAGCATGACCGGCAAATGCCTTATTTAAAGCGTCGATATTAATACCTGGCATAGGAATATAGGTGCCTAGGCGGTAAACCAATAGAGCCGCCAATGTAAACCATATACGCTGTTTTAATTCACTCGCGCGCGAAAATGCTGAAAAATTCAGATTTGACGCCAATTGTTCTGCGGCTGAAGCCATATATTTTCTCCGGTCTGTCGCCAATCGGGTATAACCCGGAACTGACACTGTATAAAAACAGTAACCAATTCAAATTCAGAATCAGTTGCCAATAGCAACCAACTACAATCATAAGTTATATTTTAAGAGCATTTTTATTAAAAAAAAGCCCTAACTATCTATTTCTATTTATTAATTACAGATAATTATAGATACCTGTAAGTGCTTCACTATTAATATACCGCGTAAAATAACAGGCAATCAACATAAAACGCACAATAAGTTCCGCAACGATACACATTAATGCAGCTTGCTCAAGCACTTTTTATGCAATTTAGCATAATATTTACTCAACGGTCTTATTAAGGTCTTATTAAGCGAAAAAGGCATAACTAATCGCGGCTTTTATACATCTAGCTTTAGTAAAAATATTTTTGCATTAGAAAAATAAAGGCCCATTCAAATGATGGGCCTTCAATAAAGTTTTATAAAAAAAATTCTGGCATGAATTGAATTCACGCCAGAAGAATTAATTAAGCAGCATAAGATTCCCGATTGGGGCGACGTGAGCCGCGACCACCTTGAAAGCCGCTCTTTTTCTTTGCTGAACCATTGGCATTTGGGCCACGTCCATTACCATTACCGCCCTTAGACTTTTTACCATCAAATGCCTTACGCTCACCATAGGATGAACGCTCTTGGCGTTCACCATCTGAAGAAGCCTCACTACGGTTACGGCCATGAAACGGCTTATCATTACGTCCACCTGAACGACCGCCTCTGCCGTTTACATCTTCACCGCCGCGCTTGCGCTCAGCACGACCTTTAGCAAAACGTGACGTATTTGGCTTACCCTTGCCATTGCGACCACGCGATGAACGCTCATCTTCTTCTGGTGGCAATTCAACCGGCACCGGCTTACGCTTCATCACTTCATCGCTCAAAGGCTCAACCGCAAATTTTTTGCGCGTTACACGCTGTACACCGCGCAAACGAACAGTTTCGGTTTCTGCGTCAAATAAGGTAATAGCCTCACCCGATGCACCATTACGACCAGTACGACCAATGCGATGCACATAGCTTTCAGCTTCATCAGGCAAGTCATAATTGATAACATGACTAATACCTGGCACATCAATACCGCGCGCAACAATATCGGTTGCAACAAGAACCCGTAAAGTACCATTACGGAAACCATTCAATGCTTTTTGACGCGCATTTTGGGTTTTATTACCATGAATAACGCCAGATAAAACACCCGCGCGATCAAGATCACGCTTAATGGCATCCGCACCGTGCTTGGTGCGAGAAAACACAATAACAGAACGCAATGCATCATCAGCTAAAAGACCTAAAAGACCATCTTTTTTATTGCGGCGATGAACACCATAAACAATCTGATTAATATCAGCAGCTGTCGTGCCTTGTGGCGCAGTTTCAACTCTAACCGGATCATTAAGCAAACTTGCAGCTAATGCACTAATTTCTTTCGGCATAGTTGCAGAGAACAATGCAGTTTGGCGATCCTTACGCAATAAGGATGCAATTTTTCGCACATCATTGATAAAGCCCATATCAAGCATGCGATCTGCTTCATCAAGCACCAAATATTGGGTTTGTGATAGATCAATTTCCTTATCGCGAACGAGATCCATCAAGCGACCTGGGGTCGCAATCAAAATATCAACGCCAGGACCAACCCGTTTGATCTGCTTCAAGCGAGACACACCACCCAACACAAGACCTAATGCCAAATGCATGTCTTTCGTCATTGCGCTAATAGCATCGAGAATCTGCTGTGCAAGTTCACGGGTTGGCGCAAGAATAAGCGCACGTGCACTTTTGGGGCGGCGCTTATCACCCTTTTTAATGATTTGAGCAATAATCGGCAAACTGAAAGCCAAAGTCTTACCAGAACCAGTCTGAGCGATACCCAATAGATCTTTTCCATCAAGCATAACAGGCAAGGCTTCTTCTTGAATAGGCTTTGGCGATACCATACCGGCACGGTCTAAATTTTTAAGCAATAGCTCAGGCAATCCGAAATCAGCGAAGCCGGATGAATTAGAATTTGTCAATTTAAAATACTTTCTTAAGTTCAAATATCTTGGGACAGTCTATGTTTCATTTATGTTTAAAACATTCCGTGCCTTCTTCAAAACATGAAGACCGCGTGTCCCTAAATGTATAAAACAATGTTAAAAACCCAAATATACAGCTAATAACTGCTTGCAATGGGCACAGCCTAAAAGGCTGTTAAATTCCGTTGGATTTTATGTCATCGGAAAATACAAAGTGAGTAAATTATATACCGCACTTAACTTAATGTAATATCAGTTTTAAATGATAAAAGGTAAAAAACAGTCCAGCTTTTCAACTTGTGAAAATGAACCTTTAATTACTCATTGCTCTATAAGCCTATTTCATCAAGAAAGCAATATGTTTTAGCTATTTAATTTCTCATTCTAGTGACAATGAGAATGTTAATAACACTTTACTTTTTAATTATGAGATAATCTGTCGGCATAATAATTAAACAAAAAAATAGGGGCAGCAAACCAATCTCCCCCTATTACGTTTCCTATAATCTAACATAGCTACTTAGCAATAGCCTTACCAACTGGAACACTCACATTTTGAAATGAAGGATAAATTTCTAAAAAAACCGGATTTTGTACGGTTTTTTGACCACCTAAAACAATATGCCATTTTGTATTATCAAAAATAGCCAAGGTTTGAGACTCCACAATCGCGTCTTTCGTTTCAAAACGCGTTGGTATTAGCGCATAAAATGTACCATCCGAAGTTTCTTTATATTCAATTTTTTCACCATCAAGCTGGTAGCCATTTTCAACAATATTGCTAAATTGCTGCGTAACTTGTTTTTTAAAATCCTCACGCAAAACAATTTCAGTTGTGTACATTTTAATAGCCATTTCTTTATAAAGGCGACTAGGCATTGAATTAACAAGGACTGAAAAATCCTTCTTTGCAACAGCGTCATTGATATTTTTTACTAATAAAACCAATTCGCGTTGCTCAAGACCGCTAGGCTGACGAGCGTTTGCGTTAACGGCCATAGCTATAACCATAAAAAAGCCAATGATAATGCTTGCAATTTTCGTCATAATTATTCTTCCAATCCCCATTATATTGAACTAAAATTTTGCAGCCAATTGCTATATTTGCAAATTAGCCATTCATCTTATTTCAACGACATTTCATCCAAAACAATCAAATACTCACAAAATTTCCTATAACCACGATAATCG
Protein-coding sequences here:
- the rplQ gene encoding 50S ribosomal protein L17, with amino-acid sequence MRHGNSGRKLNRTASHRKAMFANMAASLIEHEQIVTTLPKAKEIRPIVEKLVTLGKRGGLHARRQAISAIRDAKLVAKLFDTLAPRYATRNGGYLRIMKAGFRAGDNAPLAVIEFVERDVNAKGAADRARTEAAAKEEANAA
- a CDS encoding DNA-directed RNA polymerase subunit alpha, yielding MIQKNWQELIKPSKVEFQSDASFTKATLVAEPLERGFGLTIGNALRRVLLSSLRGAAVTAVQIDGVLHEFSSIPGVREDVTDIILNIKEIAIRMDGDGPKRMVVRKEGPGVVTAGDIQTVGDSEILNPDLVICTLDEGAEIRMEFTVNNGKGYVPSDRNRAEDAPIGLIPVDSLFSPVRKVSYKVENTREGQVLDYDKLTLTIETNGAVSGEDAVAFAARILQDQLSVFVNFEEPQKEAPQEQVSELAFNPALLKKVDELELSVRSANCLKNDNIVYIGDLIQKTESEMLRTPNFGRKSLNEIKEVLAGMGLHLGMEIPAWPPENIDDLAKRYEDQY
- the rpsK gene encoding 30S ribosomal protein S11: MAKEATRVRRRERKNISSGVAHVNSTFNNTMITITDAQGNAIAWSSAGAQGFKGSRKSTPFAAQVAAEDCAKKAQEHGMRSLEVEVCGPGSGRESALRALQAAGFVITSIRDVTPIPHNGCRPRKKRRV
- the rpsM gene encoding 30S ribosomal protein S13, which gives rise to MARIAGVNIPTNKRVVIALQYIHGIGPKFAQEICEKVGIPAERRVNQLTDAEVLQIREAIDRDYQVEGDLRREVSMNIKRLMDLGCYRGLRHRRSLPVRGQRTHTNARTRKGPAKAIAGKKK
- a CDS encoding adenylate kinase; the encoded protein is MKLILLGPPGAGKGTQAKILTEKYNIPQLSTGDMLRAAVAAETEVGKRAKEVMAAGQFVSDEIVNQIVADRISEADCVNGFILDGYPRTTAQATALEEILKARNTGLDAVIELKVDEDALISRLESRIKETQAAGGSVRSDDNPETFAKRLVEYREKTAPLSDFYRQNGQLKEVDGMAQVHAVTAEIQSLLQ
- the secY gene encoding preprotein translocase subunit SecY; this translates as MASAAEQLASNLNFSAFSRASELKQRIWFTLAALLVYRLGTYIPMPGINIDALNKAFAGHATGIAGLFNMFSGGAVSRMAIFALGIMPYISASIIIQLMTAVIPSLEALKKEGESGRKIISQYTRYGTVLLAIVQAYGIAVGLESGNGIVADPGWAFRLSAVITLVGGTMFMMWLGEQITSRGVGNGISLIIYVGIVATLPQAVWQMLQARAQGSLSTFVVFAVIILVVVLIAVVVFVERAQRRLLVRYPKRQVGNRMFEGDTSNLPLKINTAGVIPPIFASSLLLLPTTIGAFAEKTPGWAQPIMTMLQHGHPVFMTLYAALMVFFCFFYTAIVFNPKETADQLKKHGGFIPGYRPGERTAEYIDYVLTRITVLGAVYIVGVCMLPEFFISSTGIGMQLGGTSLLIIVTVTLDTISQVQGHLVAHQYEGLIKKSKLRGGKKTR
- a CDS encoding DEAD/DEAH box helicase, translated to MTNSNSSGFADFGLPELLLKNLDRAGMVSPKPIQEEALPVMLDGKDLLGIAQTGSGKTLAFSLPIIAQIIKKGDKRRPKSARALILAPTRELAQQILDAISAMTKDMHLALGLVLGGVSRLKQIKRVGPGVDILIATPGRLMDLVRDKEIDLSQTQYLVLDEADRMLDMGFINDVRKIASLLRKDRQTALFSATMPKEISALAASLLNDPVRVETAPQGTTAADINQIVYGVHRRNKKDGLLGLLADDALRSVIVFSRTKHGADAIKRDLDRAGVLSGVIHGNKTQNARQKALNGFRNGTLRVLVATDIVARGIDVPGISHVINYDLPDEAESYVHRIGRTGRNGASGEAITLFDAETETVRLRGVQRVTRKKFAVEPLSDEVMKRKPVPVELPPEEDERSSRGRNGKGKPNTSRFAKGRAERKRGGEDVNGRGGRSGGRNDKPFHGRNRSEASSDGERQERSSYGERKAFDGKKSKGGNGNGRGPNANGSAKKKSGFQGGRGSRRPNRESYAA